Proteins encoded together in one Flavobacteriales bacterium window:
- a CDS encoding tyrosine--tRNA ligase, translated as MAIDFLHELRWRGLLHEATPGVGELLAAGPVTGYIGFDPTADSLHVGNLVPIMMLVHFQRCGHIPVALVGGATGMVGDPSGKKAERQLLDEDTLRHNTACIRAQLARFIDFDRGGAQLVNNYDWFKDIGFLAFIRDVGKHITVNYMMAKDSVKNRLETGISFTEFSYQLVQGYDFVHLHRALGVRLQMGGSDQWGNITTGTELIRRMGGGEAHAITNVLITKADGSKFGKSEGGNVWLDARRTSPYRFYQFWLNTSDADAERYVRIFTTWTQAEVEARVAEHAKAPHLRQLQKALAEDLTRRLHGQQELDSAVQATALIFGQAGPEALATLTDQQWTDVFEGVPQAEVPRALLNDGLPIADLLSDRTGFLSSKGEARRALREGSIAVNKVKAAEDRTVNAQDLLGGRYLLLQRGKKNYFLVKAVG; from the coding sequence ATGGCCATCGACTTCCTGCACGAACTGCGCTGGCGCGGCCTGCTGCACGAGGCCACGCCCGGCGTCGGGGAGCTGCTCGCCGCCGGCCCCGTCACCGGCTATATCGGCTTCGACCCCACCGCCGACAGCCTGCATGTGGGCAACCTGGTGCCCATCATGATGCTCGTGCACTTCCAACGCTGCGGCCACATCCCCGTCGCCCTCGTCGGCGGCGCCACGGGCATGGTGGGCGACCCCAGCGGCAAGAAGGCCGAGCGCCAGCTGCTCGACGAGGACACCCTGCGCCACAACACCGCCTGCATCCGCGCGCAGCTCGCCCGCTTCATCGACTTCGATCGCGGCGGCGCGCAGCTGGTCAACAACTACGACTGGTTCAAGGACATCGGCTTCCTGGCCTTCATCCGCGACGTGGGCAAGCACATCACCGTCAACTACATGATGGCGAAGGACTCCGTGAAGAACCGCCTGGAGACGGGCATCAGCTTCACGGAGTTCAGCTACCAGCTGGTGCAGGGCTACGACTTCGTGCACCTGCACCGCGCGCTGGGCGTGCGCCTGCAGATGGGCGGCAGCGACCAGTGGGGCAACATCACCACCGGCACGGAGCTCATCCGGCGGATGGGCGGCGGCGAGGCCCACGCCATCACCAACGTGCTCATCACCAAGGCGGACGGCAGCAAGTTCGGCAAGAGCGAGGGCGGCAACGTGTGGCTCGACGCGCGGCGCACCAGCCCCTACCGCTTCTACCAGTTCTGGCTCAACACCAGCGACGCCGATGCGGAGCGCTACGTGCGCATCTTCACCACCTGGACCCAGGCCGAGGTGGAAGCCCGCGTGGCGGAGCATGCCAAGGCCCCGCACCTGCGCCAGCTGCAGAAGGCCCTGGCGGAGGACCTCACGCGGCGCTTGCACGGGCAGCAGGAACTGGACAGTGCGGTGCAGGCCACGGCCCTCATCTTCGGCCAGGCCGGCCCCGAAGCGCTGGCGACCCTCACCGACCAGCAATGGACGGACGTGTTCGAGGGGGTTCCGCAGGCCGAGGTGCCGCGCGCCTTGCTCAATGATGGTCTGCCCATCGCCGACCTGCTCAGCGATCGCACCGGCTTCTTGTCCAGCAAGGGCGAGGCCCGGCGGGCGCTGCGCGAAGGCTCCATCGCGGTCAACAAGGTGAAGGCCGCGGAGGACCGCACCGTCAATGCGCAGGACCTGCTCGGCGGGCGTTACCTCCTGCTCCAGCGCGGCAAGAAGAACTACTTCCTGGTGAAGGCGGTCGGCTGA
- a CDS encoding DUF4296 domain-containing protein, with product MSICDRSGSSSSTRPALLCSGSPLLRLRLLLPPLLLLLLSLTACTSGGPPADILPRDRFVQVLAEAQLIEARVNREGTVEHRSNERVDGYYAELFTHQGITQEQFGRSFDHYAQDPAVLKDIYGDVIAELSKRKDEAMNARPDSLSPAAHP from the coding sequence ATGAGCATCTGCGACCGCAGCGGGTCGTCGTCGAGCACGAGGCCCGCCCTCCTCTGCAGCGGATCCCCGCTCCTGCGCCTGCGCCTGCTCCTGCCCCCGCTCCTGCTCCTGCTCCTCTCCCTCACCGCCTGCACTTCCGGCGGACCTCCGGCCGACATCCTCCCGCGCGACCGCTTCGTGCAGGTGCTGGCCGAGGCCCAGCTCATCGAAGCGCGGGTCAACCGCGAAGGCACCGTGGAGCACCGCAGCAACGAACGGGTGGACGGCTACTACGCCGAGCTGTTCACGCACCAGGGCATCACGCAAGAGCAGTTCGGCCGCAGCTTCGACCACTATGCGCAGGACCCGGCCGTGCTGAAGGACATCTACGGCGACGTCATCGCCGAGCTCAGCAAGCGCAAGGATGAGGCGATGAACGCGCGGCCGGACAGCCTTAGTCCCGCGGCGCATCCATGA
- a CDS encoding polyprenol monophosphomannose synthase, producing the protein MPERLVIIPTYDERENIREILDAVLALSPSFHVLVVDDNSPDGTAALVKEHRGTDPARIHLLERSGKLGLGTAYIAGFKWALQHGYAYVFEMDADFSHDPKDLPRLHAACAEGGADMSVGSRYVKGGRVHDWSWDRVLMSSMASLYVRVVLWLGVRDTTAGFVCYTRRVLEALPLDDIRFVGYAFQIEMKYRVKRLGFRIAEVPITFRDRRKGKSKMSMGIFNEAFFGVLQMRRRIP; encoded by the coding sequence GTGCCCGAACGGCTGGTCATCATCCCCACGTACGACGAGCGTGAGAACATCCGGGAGATCCTGGACGCCGTGCTCGCCTTATCGCCGTCGTTCCATGTCCTGGTGGTGGATGACAACAGCCCGGACGGAACGGCCGCCCTGGTGAAGGAGCATCGCGGCACGGACCCCGCACGCATCCACCTGCTGGAACGATCGGGCAAACTCGGCCTCGGCACGGCCTACATCGCGGGCTTCAAGTGGGCGTTGCAGCACGGCTATGCGTACGTGTTCGAGATGGACGCCGACTTCAGCCACGACCCGAAGGACCTGCCCCGGCTCCATGCCGCATGCGCTGAAGGCGGGGCCGACATGAGCGTCGGTTCGCGCTACGTGAAGGGCGGCCGCGTGCATGATTGGAGCTGGGACCGAGTGCTGATGAGCAGCATGGCCTCCCTGTACGTGCGCGTCGTGCTTTGGCTGGGGGTGCGCGACACCACGGCGGGCTTCGTGTGTTACACCCGGCGCGTGCTGGAGGCACTGCCACTGGACGATATCCGCTTCGTGGGCTATGCCTTCCAGATCGAGATGAAATACCGCGTGAAGCGACTGGGCTTCCGCATCGCCGAGGTACCCATCACCTTCCGCGACCGGCGCAAGGGCAAGAGCAAGATGAGCATGGGCATCTTCAACGAGGCCTTCTTCGGCGTGCTGCAGATGCGCCGCCGCATCCCATGA
- a CDS encoding NAD-dependent epimerase/dehydratase family protein — translation MRLVTGATGIVGSHVLVALCREGHTVRALVRAGSDRRFVERLLGREPDGAALLARVTWCEGDMLDPVALAEAMAGVRQVVHCAALVSFDPRDAEALLDVNVTGTAHVVNAALEAGVERLCHVSSIAALGTSPDGAPVTEDTPWAEDEQRSVYAVSKYAAELEVHRGVAEGLDAVLVNPSLIIGPGLAGRSSRTMADRLRKGTRWYPPGSTSVVDVRDVAEACVRLLHGPGEGERYLIAGEAITYQRLFGLFCAAFGRPAPSRPIRPWMLELAWRAERLRTLLFGGRPLVTRDTARTSLRQRRFDDGKLRRHLGLSLRSAEEAVGYTASLMDAPRD, via the coding sequence ATGCGGCTGGTGACGGGGGCGACGGGCATCGTGGGCAGCCACGTGCTGGTGGCCCTGTGCCGCGAGGGCCACACGGTGCGGGCGCTGGTGCGCGCCGGCAGCGACCGCCGCTTCGTGGAGCGACTGCTGGGGCGCGAGCCCGATGGCGCGGCCCTGCTGGCGCGGGTGACCTGGTGCGAAGGCGACATGCTGGACCCCGTGGCGCTGGCCGAGGCGATGGCCGGCGTGCGGCAGGTGGTGCATTGCGCGGCGCTGGTGAGCTTCGACCCCCGCGACGCCGAGGCCCTGCTGGACGTGAACGTGACGGGCACCGCCCACGTGGTGAACGCCGCGCTGGAGGCCGGGGTGGAGCGGCTGTGCCACGTGAGCAGCATCGCTGCGCTGGGCACCTCGCCCGATGGCGCACCCGTGACGGAGGACACGCCGTGGGCCGAGGACGAACAACGCTCGGTGTACGCGGTGAGCAAGTACGCCGCGGAACTGGAGGTGCACCGCGGGGTGGCCGAAGGGCTCGACGCCGTGCTGGTGAACCCGAGCCTCATCATCGGTCCCGGCCTGGCAGGCCGCAGCAGCCGCACCATGGCCGACCGCCTGCGGAAGGGCACCCGGTGGTATCCGCCGGGAAGCACCAGCGTGGTGGATGTGCGCGACGTGGCCGAGGCCTGCGTGCGCCTGTTGCACGGGCCGGGCGAGGGCGAGCGCTACCTGATCGCCGGCGAGGCCATCACCTACCAGCGGCTGTTCGGACTGTTCTGTGCGGCCTTCGGCCGGCCGGCGCCCTCCCGCCCCATCCGCCCGTGGATGCTGGAGCTGGCCTGGCGGGCGGAACGCCTGCGCACCCTGCTGTTCGGCGGAAGGCCCCTGGTGACGCGTGACACGGCGCGGACCTCCCTGCGCCAGCGGCGCTTCGATGATGGCAAGCTGCGGCGCCACCTGGGCCTGTCGCTGCGCAGCGCCGAGGAGGCCGTGGGCTACACAGCGTCGCTCATGGATGCGCCGCGGGACTAA
- a CDS encoding gliding motility-associated C-terminal domain-containing protein, which translates to MCDAGAAVGLFAQLGGTPDAGGSWTDPLGNAHSGSFDPGTDAAGVYTYTLAALAPCLGDQSTVTVTVTSTPDAGTDGAITVCDAGAAVGLFAQLGGTPDAGGSWTDPLGNAHSGSFDPSTDAAGVYTYTLAALAPCLGDQSTVTVTVTSTPDAGVDGAITVCDAGAAVGLFAQLGGTPDAGGSWTDPNGAAFGGLFDPGSDPAGAYTYSVTGTVCPAATSTVQVTVLAGPDAGVDNNLTLCSSGAITDLFLSLGGTPDAGGTWTDPNGVATTSSFDPTNDPAGTYTYTVSGNGQCPNDLASVTVAVQAAAFAGTAGSLSLCSNGVVTDLFAQLGGAAQPGGSWTDPNGASTTALFDPATGTPGTYTYLVSGLPPCPDASATVLVGVTEAPDAGQDAAVTLCSSDGPQSLTGLLGGSPDGGGTWTGPGGTTTGAAIDPAAAASGTYQYVVAAITPCTNDTAALTLSVQPAPDAGTNSALSACANAAPIDLAALLGPDADTGGTWNAPNGQAIGALIDPGTAASGTYTYTVSGTAPCPDATAEVQITIIPVPDPQVFVAMSDGCAPALVDLSTDHQGPGSFLWDLGNGTTSDSTVVVGALYDQPGTYDITLTIDAGNGCSATVVVQDAVAVFERPVAAFTMLPPVVSTLDPKVYFNNTSIGATAYSWDFGGLGGSTAADPVFDFPDALEGQYEVCLIAYAAPTCADTLCQPITVSPELVVNVPNAFTPDGDGINDGFRPVTVGVDPDQYVFRITDRWGQVLFSTNDPEAAWDGRYANGEEVQQGVYIWQLEAKGSTTTARVARTGHVTLVR; encoded by the coding sequence GTGTGTGACGCGGGCGCGGCAGTGGGCCTCTTCGCGCAGCTCGGCGGCACGCCCGATGCCGGCGGCAGCTGGACCGATCCCCTGGGCAACGCCCACAGCGGATCCTTCGATCCGGGCACCGATGCAGCCGGTGTGTACACCTACACCCTCGCCGCACTGGCACCCTGCCTCGGTGATCAGAGCACCGTCACGGTCACGGTGACCTCCACGCCGGATGCGGGCACCGATGGTGCGATCACCGTGTGTGACGCGGGCGCTGCCGTCGGCCTCTTCGCGCAGCTCGGCGGCACGCCCGATGCCGGCGGCAGCTGGACCGATCCCCTGGGCAACGCCCACAGCGGATCCTTCGATCCGAGCACCGATGCGGCCGGTGTGTACACCTACACGCTGGCGGCCCTCGCGCCCTGCCTCGGCGATCAGAGCACCGTCACGGTCACCGTCACCAGCACGCCCGATGCCGGTGTGGACGGCGCGATCACCGTGTGTGACGCGGGCGCGGCAGTGGGCCTCTTCGCGCAGCTCGGCGGCACGCCCGATGCCGGCGGCAGCTGGACCGACCCGAACGGAGCGGCCTTCGGTGGACTGTTCGATCCGGGCAGCGACCCGGCCGGCGCCTACACGTATTCGGTCACCGGCACGGTATGCCCCGCAGCGACCTCCACGGTACAGGTCACCGTGCTGGCCGGTCCAGATGCGGGTGTGGACAACAACCTGACCCTTTGTTCCTCCGGGGCGATCACAGACCTCTTCCTCTCCTTGGGCGGGACACCGGATGCAGGAGGCACCTGGACCGATCCGAACGGCGTGGCGACCACCTCCAGCTTCGACCCCACCAACGATCCGGCGGGCACGTACACCTACACGGTGAGCGGCAACGGGCAATGTCCGAATGACCTGGCCTCCGTCACCGTCGCGGTGCAGGCCGCAGCGTTCGCCGGCACGGCAGGTTCGCTGAGCCTATGCTCGAACGGTGTGGTGACCGACCTCTTCGCTCAATTGGGCGGCGCCGCGCAGCCGGGCGGTAGCTGGACGGACCCGAACGGAGCGAGCACCACGGCGCTCTTCGATCCCGCGACCGGCACACCAGGCACCTACACCTATCTGGTCAGCGGTCTGCCTCCTTGCCCGGATGCGAGCGCCACCGTGCTGGTGGGCGTCACCGAGGCACCGGACGCCGGGCAGGATGCGGCCGTGACCTTGTGTTCTTCGGATGGCCCGCAGTCACTGACCGGCCTGCTGGGCGGATCGCCTGATGGCGGTGGCACTTGGACCGGTCCGGGCGGAACGACCACCGGCGCGGCGATCGACCCGGCTGCGGCCGCCAGCGGTACATACCAATACGTCGTGGCGGCCATAACCCCCTGCACGAACGACACGGCCGCACTGACCCTCTCGGTGCAACCGGCGCCGGACGCCGGTACCAACAGTGCCTTGAGCGCCTGCGCGAATGCCGCCCCCATCGACCTCGCCGCCTTGCTGGGCCCGGATGCGGACACGGGCGGCACGTGGAACGCGCCCAATGGACAGGCGATCGGCGCCCTGATCGACCCGGGCACGGCCGCGAGCGGCACCTACACCTACACCGTGAGCGGCACGGCGCCCTGCCCGGATGCCACCGCCGAGGTCCAGATCACCATCATCCCTGTGCCCGACCCACAGGTCTTCGTGGCGATGAGCGACGGATGCGCTCCTGCGCTGGTCGATCTGAGCACCGATCACCAGGGCCCGGGTTCGTTCCTGTGGGACCTCGGCAACGGCACCACTTCGGACAGCACGGTGGTCGTAGGCGCGCTCTATGACCAGCCCGGCACCTACGACATCACCCTCACCATCGATGCCGGCAACGGGTGCAGCGCCACGGTGGTGGTGCAGGACGCGGTGGCGGTCTTCGAGCGACCCGTGGCGGCCTTCACCATGCTGCCGCCCGTGGTGAGCACGCTGGACCCGAAGGTCTACTTCAACAACACCAGCATCGGGGCCACGGCGTACAGCTGGGACTTCGGCGGGCTGGGCGGCTCCACCGCCGCCGACCCGGTGTTCGACTTCCCCGATGCCCTGGAAGGCCAGTACGAGGTCTGCCTGATCGCCTATGCAGCGCCCACCTGTGCGGACACTCTTTGCCAGCCGATCACCGTGTCGCCCGAACTGGTGGTGAACGTGCCGAACGCCTTCACCCCGGATGGCGACGGCATCAACGACGGCTTCAGGCCGGTGACGGTCGGTGTGGACCCGGACCAGTATGTGTTCCGCATCACCGACCGCTGGGGCCAGGTGCTCTTCAGTACCAACGACCCCGAAGCCGCATGGGACGGCCGGTACGCCAATGGCGAGGAGGTGCAGCAGGGGGTCTACATCTGGCAACTGGAGGCCAAGGGCAGCACCACCACCGCCCGCGTCGCCCGCACGGGCCACGTGACCCTCGTCCGATAG